In one window of Mercurialis annua linkage group LG4, ddMerAnnu1.2, whole genome shotgun sequence DNA:
- the LOC126677921 gene encoding protein NPG1, translating to MVGSQYEGFGEYEEQTLVREVSANGISMKITDVEAKLDEGNIQEAESSLREGLSLNFEEARALLGRLEYQRGNVEGALHVFDGIDIQAAIERLQPSFSDKQSSSKKGRSRGDSQHTVSQHTVSQHAASLVLEAIYLKAKSLQKLGRINDAANECKNVLDAVEKIFQQGIPDAQVDNRLQDTVSQAVELLPELCKQADRYDEAMSAYRRALLSQWNLDNDRCARIQKGFAIFLLYSGVEAGPLSLASQIDGSYVPKHNLEEAVLLLMILIRKFYLGKASWDPSVIEHLTFALSLCSQTSILAKQFEEIMPGLFHRVDRWNTLALCYSGAGKDDVALNLLRKSLHKHERPDDLLALLLAAKICSEESYLAAEGVGYAQRAISNAQGTDEHLKGVSFRMLGLCLGKQAKVSSSDYERSRLQSEALKSLDGATAFEPNNPDLIFDLGVQYAEQRNLNASLRFAKQFIDATGGSILKGWRLLALVLSAQQRFPESEVVTDAALDETAKWEQGPLLRLKAKLRISQSLPTDAIETYRYLLALVQARRKSFGPLRSRSQAEAEKVHEFEVWHGLANLYSKLSHWKDVEVCLGKARELKQYSAELLYTEGIMCEGRGKDQEAICHYVNALLLNPNYVPCKVLIGALLYKMGSNALPVARSILSDALRIEPTNRMAWYYLGMVHRDDGRMADATDCFLAASMLEESDPIESFSSVN from the exons ATGGTAGGCAGCCAATATGAAGGATTTGGAGAGTACGAGGAACAAACACTGGTCCGAGAAGTTAGTGCGAATGGGATTTCTATGAAAATAACTGATGTTGAAGCAAAGCTTGATGAAGGAAATATTCAAGAGGCCGAATCTTCCTTACGGGAGGGCTTATCCCTTAATTTTGAA GAAGCTAGAGCCCTTCTTGGAAGATTAGAATATCAAAGAGGCAATGTTGAAGGTGCGCTTCATGTTTTTGATGGCATTGATATTCAAGCAGCTATAGAAAGATTACAACCATCCTTTTCCGACAAACAGTCTTCTTCTAAGAAGGGTCGTTCTCGGGGTGATTCACAACATACAGTTTCACAGCATACAGTTTCACAGCATGCTGCTAGCCTAGTTCTTGAAGCAATATACTTAAAAGCGAAATCCCTTCAAAAACTTGGGAGGATAAATG ATGCTGCTAATGAATGCAAAAATGTGCTTGATGCTGTTGAGAAGATTTTCCAGCAGGGAATACCTGATGCACAAGTGGATAATAGATTGCAAGATACAGTTAGTCAAGCTGTAGAGCTTCTACCAGAGCTCTGTAAGCAGGCTGATCGCTATGATGAAGCAATGTCTGCTTATAGGCGAGCTCTACTCAGTCAATGGAACCTTGATAACGATCGTTGCGCAAGAATTCAGAAAGgatttgcaatttttttattgtacaGTGGAGTAGAAGCTGGTCCACTTAGTTTAGCTTCACAAATTGATGGTTCTTATGTACCTAAGCACAATTTAGAAGAGGCAGTTTTACTTTTGATGATTCTTATCAGGAAATTTTACCTCGGTAAAGCCAGTTGGGATCCATCAGTTATAGAACATCTCACATTTGCATTATCCTTGTGCAGCCAAACTTCTATTCTAGCAAAACAGTTTGAAGAGATCATGCCTGGGTTATTTCATCGTGTTGACCGTTGGAATACTTTAGCTCTTTGTTACAGTGGGGCAGGAAAAGATGATGTTGCTTTAAACCTATTGAGGAAGTCTCTGCACAAACATGAACGCCCTGATGATCTCCTGGCATTATTGTTGGCTGCCAAGATCTGCAGTGAGGAATCTTATCTTGCTGCAGAGGGTGTGGGATATGCACAAAGAGCAATCAGTAATGCTCAGGGGACTGATGAACATCTTAAAGGTGTGTCTTTTCGCATGCTGGGTCTTTGTTTGGGAAAGCAAGCAAAAGTTTCTTCCTCGGATTATGAAAGGTCCCGTCTTCAGTCTGAAGCATTGAAATCATTAGATGGTGCAACTGCTTTTGAGCCAAACAATCCAGATCTTATTTTTGACTTGGGAGTTCAATATGCAGAGCAACGAAATTTGAATGCTTCTCTGCGATTTGCGAAGCAGTTCATTGATGCCACTGGTGGCTCCATATTGAAAGGTTGGAGATTGCTTGCACTGGTTTTATCAGCTCAACAGCGATTCCCTGAGTCTGAGGTGGTCACTGATGCTGCTTTGGATGAGACTGCAAAATGGGAGCAAGGACCATTGCTCAGGCTTAAAGCAAAATTAAGGATCTCCCAATCACTACCCACGGATGCTATTGAAACCTACCGTTATCTCCTTGCATTGGTTCAGGCTCGAAGGAAATCTTTTGGACCTCTCAGAAGTAGATCTCAG GCCGAGGCTGAAAAAGTCCATGAGTTTGAAGTATGGCATGGTCTAGCTAATTTATACTCTAAGCTTTCTCATTGGAAGGATGTAGAGGTATGTCTGGGGAAAGCTAGAGAATTGAAACAGTATTCTGCAGAATTGCTATATACAGAAG GCATAATGTGTGAAGGACGGGGAAAGGATCAAGAGGCTATCTGTCATTACGTCAATGCTCTTCTACTCAACCCAAATTATGTGCCTTGCAAGGTATTGATTGGTGCCCTGCTGTATAAGATGGGCTCTAATGCATTGCCTGTTGCGAGAAGCATACTATCAGATGCTTTGAGGATTGAGCCTACCAACCGGATGGCTTGGTATTACTTAGGGATGGTTCATAGAGATGATGGACGAATGGCTGATGCGACAGACTGCTTTCTGGCAGCCTCTATGCTTGAGGAATCTGATCCTATTGAAAGCTTCAGCTCTGTTAATTGA